A DNA window from Theobroma cacao cultivar B97-61/B2 chromosome 5, Criollo_cocoa_genome_V2, whole genome shotgun sequence contains the following coding sequences:
- the LOC18598896 gene encoding heterogeneous nuclear ribonucleoprotein H2 isoform X1, with protein sequence MYGSRGAMLGSGGVSDGYEVGSKRQRMMESNPYFAVSSGMSSYQPYSYGGGFQPPAFPVVRLRGLPFNCTDIDIFKFFAGLDIVDVLLVNKNGRFSGEAFVLFAGSMQVEFALQRDRQNMGRRYVEVFRCKRQDYYHAVAAEVNYEGIYDNDFHGSPPPSRAKRYNDKDQMEYTEILKMRGLPFSVKKPEIVEFFGDFKIVEDRIHIACRPDGKATGEAYVEFASVEEAKRAMCKDKMTIGSRYVELFPSTPDEARRAESRSRQ encoded by the exons ATGTACGGATCCAGAGG ggcAATGTTGGGAAGCGGGGGGGTTTCGGACGGGTACGAGGTCGGCTCAAAGAGACAAAGAATGATGGAATCAAATCCCTACTTCGCAGTGAGCAGCGGTATGAGCAGCTATCAACCTTACAGTTATGGTGGTGGCTTCCAGCCACCTGCCTTTCCTGTGGTACGTCTCAGGGGTCTCCCTTTCAACTGCACTGATATtgacattttcaaattctttgctGGACTGGACATTGTGGATGTTTTGCTGGTCAACAAGAATGGAAGGTTCTCTGGAGAGGCCTTTGTTCTCTTTGCGGGGTCCATGCAGGTTGAGTTTGCTTTGCAAAGAGATCGACAAAACATGGGACGCCGCTATGTGGAAGTATTTAGGTGCAAGAGGCAGGATTATTACCATGCCGTGGCTGCAGAGGTGAATTATGAAGGAatttatgataatgatttCCATGGAAGTCCCCCACCATCTCGAGCAAAGAGGTACAATGATAAGGACCAAATGGAATACACTGAGATACTGAAGATGCGTGGTCTTCCCTTCTCAGTGAAGAAACCTGAAATTGTTGAATTCTTTGGAGACTTCAAGATTGTGGAGGATAGGATACACATTGCATGCCGCCCTGATGGAAAAGCTACTGGAGAGGCATATGTGGAGTTTGCTTCTGTGGAGGAGGCAAAAAGAGCAATGTGCAAGGACAAGATGACGATAGGGTCCCGGTATGTGGAACTGTTTCCTTCAACACCAGATGAAGCTCGACGGGCTGAATCAAGATCAAGGCAGTGA
- the LOC18598895 gene encoding uncharacterized protein LOC18598895 yields the protein MGHYQRYNQLKKGGDEEAGTLVFVWTNPGYYRRRSPKLFSILLLSLLSCSFILAPYFFSSSSALSHLYSFGVQNEGLDGDTAVKAPLCSSISNGTICCDRSHFRSDICFMKGDVRTHSPSSSVFLYSSKNSDGFINYVSSIVDDGEEEEDDELQHEKIKPYTRKWETSIMDTIEELDLISKKGNLGVHHPCDVVHNVPAVFFSTGGYTGNVYHEFNDGIVPLYITSQHFNKKVVFVILEYHNWWVMKYGDILSHLSNHPTIDFSGDNRTHCFTEAIVGLRIHDELTVDSSLMNGNKSIVDFRNLLDRAYWPRIRGLIQDEEREAQEKKISLRPTSGSASDIGKKVQYQPRRPKLVILSRDGSRAITNENMLVKTAEEIGFQVQVLRPERTTELAKIYRVLNSSDVMIGVHGAAMTHFLFMKPGSVFIQVIPLGTDWAAETYYGEPARKLHLKYIGYKIMPRESSLFDEYDRDDPVLTNPSSLTKKGWQYTKKIYLDGQTVTLDLIRFRRRLVRAYDHITGMHRRSRLQSH from the exons ATGGGGCACTATCAGCGTTATAATCAGTTGAAAAAGGGTGGAGATGAAGAGGCAGGGACCCTTGTTTTTGTTTGGACAAACCCTGGTTACTACAGGAGAAGAAGTCCTAAACTTTTCTCTATCCTCTTGCTTTCTCTTCTCTCCTGTAGTTTCATATTGGCCCCTTACTTCTTCAGCTCTTCTTCTGCTTTATCTCACCTCT ATTCATTTGGTGTACAAAATGAAGGCCTTGATGGTGATACGGCTGTAAAAGCTCCTCTTTGTTCTTCAATCTCTAATG GTACAATTTGCTGTGACAGAAGCCATTTTCGTTCTGATATTTGTTTTATGAAGGGTGATGTAAGAACACACTCTCCCTCCTCTTCAGTATTCCTTTATTCCTCAAAAAACAGCGATGGTTTCATTAATTATGTTTCAAGTATTGTTGATGATggagaagaagaggaagatgaTGAACTTCAACATGAAAAGATCAAACCTTACACCAGAAAATGGGAAACGAGTATAATGGACACCATTGAAGAATTGGACCTTATctcaaagaaaggaaatttggGTGTTCACCATCCTTGTGATGTGGTTCATAATGTTCCAGCAGTTTTCTTCTCAACTGGAGGCTATACTGGCAACGTTTATCACGAGTTTAATGATGGGATTGTGCCTTTGTACATCACTTCCCAGCATTTCAACAAGAAGGTTGTGTTTGTGATTCTTGAATATCATAATTGGTGGGTTATGAAGTATGGCGACATCCTTTCTCATCTTTCGAATCATCCAACAATAGACTTTAGTGGAGACAATAGAACTCATTGCTTCACTGAGGCAATTGTTGGTCTGAGGATCCATGATGAGCTCACTGTGGACTCTTCTTTGATGAATGGCAATAAGAGCATTGTTGATTTTCGAAATCTTCTTGATAGAGCTTACTGGCCTAGAATTAGAGGTCTGATTCAGGATGAGGAACGAGAAGCACAAGAGAAGAAAATCTCTTTACGCCCAACATCAGGGTCCGCATCAGATATTGGAAAAAAGGTGCAATATCAACCACGGAGACCAAAGTTGGTCATCTTGTCTCGAGATGGTTCTAGAGCAATAACTAACGAGAACATGCTGGTGAAAACAGCAGAAGAAATTGGGTTTCAGGTTCAAGTTCTGAGGCCTGAACGAACAACAGAATTGGCAAAGATTTATCGGGTACTTAATTCAAGTGATGTGATGATAGGTGTCCACGGTGCTGCCATGacccattttcttttcatgaAACCTGGCTCCGTTTTCATTCAAGTTATTCCCCTGGGAACAGACTGGGCAGCTGAGACATACTATGGGGAGCCCGCAAGGAAGCTTCATTTGAAGTACATTGGCTACAAAATCATGCCTAGGGAGAGCTCATTGTTTGATGAATATGATAGAGATGATCCTGTCCTTACAAATCCTTCGAGTTTGACTAAAAAGGGGTGGCAATACACTAAGAAGATCTATCTTGATGGCCAAACTGTGACATTAGACCTCATAAGATTTAGAAGGCGGTTGGTTCGTGCTTATGACCACATCACTGGAATGCATCGGCGATCTCGTCTCCAGTCACactaa
- the LOC18598897 gene encoding transcription initiation factor IIB-2, whose amino-acid sequence MADAFCSDCKRHTEVVFDHSAGDTVCSECGLVLESHSIDETSEWRTFANESGDNDPVRVGGPTNPLLADGGLSTVIAKPNGASGEFLSSSLGRWQNRGSNPDRGLILAFKTIATMSDRLGLVATIKDRANEIYKKVEDQKSSRGRNQDALLAACLYIACRQEDKPRTVKEICSVANGATKKEIGRAKEYIVKQLGLETGQSVEMGTIHAGDFMRRFCSNLGMNNQAVKAAQEAVQKSEEFDIRRSPISIAAAVIYIITQLSDDKKPLRDISVATGVAEGTIRNSYKDLYPHVSKIIPNWYAKGEDLKNLCSP is encoded by the exons ATGGCGGACGCTTTTTGTTCGGACTGCAAGCGGCACACGGAGGTGGTTTTCGACCACTCGGCCGGAGATACGGTGTGTTCGGAGTGCGGGTTAGTGTTGGAGTCGCACTCGATCGACGAGACGTCGGAGTGGAGAACCTTCGCCAACGAGTCGGGCGATAATGATCCTGTCCGTGTCGGTGGTCCCACCAACCCGCTTTTGGCGGATGGCGGCTTATCCACCGTTATTGCTAAGCCTAACGGTGCTTCTGGAGAATTCCTCTCGTCTTCGTTGGGTCGGTGGCAGAATCGTGGTTCGAATCCGGATCGCGGGTTGATTCTTGCTTTTAAGACTATTGCTACCATGTCTGATAg GTTGGGTCTTGTTGCAACTATCAAG GATCGAGCCAATGAGATATATAAGAAGGTGGAAGATCAGAAGTCTAGTAGAGGAAGAAATCAGGACGCGTTGTTGGCTGCTTGCCTATACATTGCTTGTCGACAAGAGGATAAGCCACGCACAGTCAAGG aaatttgcTCTGTCGCCAATGGAGccacaaagaaagaaattggcCGAGCAAAAGAATACATAGTGAAACAACTGGGATTGGAGACTGGTCAGTCTGTGGAGATGGGAACTATACATGCTGGTGATTTCATG AGACGATTTTGTTCCAATCTTGGTATGAATAATCAAGCAGTTAAAGCTGCCCAAGAAGCAGTTCAGAAGTCAGAGGAGTTTGATATAAG GCGAAGCCCTATATCAATTGCAGCAGCAGTTATTTACATCATAACGCAGCTTTCAGATGATAAGAAACCTCTAAGAG ATATTTCAGTTGCTACTGGAGTTGCGGAAGGGACAATCCGAAATTCATACAAGGATCTTTATCCCCATGTGTCAAAGATAATACCAAACTGGTATGCCAAGGGAGAAGATCTCAAGAATCTATGCAGTCCTTGA
- the LOC18598896 gene encoding heterogeneous nuclear ribonucleoprotein H2 isoform X2, translated as MSSYQPYSYGGGFQPPAFPVVRLRGLPFNCTDIDIFKFFAGLDIVDVLLVNKNGRFSGEAFVLFAGSMQVEFALQRDRQNMGRRYVEVFRCKRQDYYHAVAAEVNYEGIYDNDFHGSPPPSRAKRYNDKDQMEYTEILKMRGLPFSVKKPEIVEFFGDFKIVEDRIHIACRPDGKATGEAYVEFASVEEAKRAMCKDKMTIGSRYVELFPSTPDEARRAESRSRQ; from the coding sequence ATGAGCAGCTATCAACCTTACAGTTATGGTGGTGGCTTCCAGCCACCTGCCTTTCCTGTGGTACGTCTCAGGGGTCTCCCTTTCAACTGCACTGATATtgacattttcaaattctttgctGGACTGGACATTGTGGATGTTTTGCTGGTCAACAAGAATGGAAGGTTCTCTGGAGAGGCCTTTGTTCTCTTTGCGGGGTCCATGCAGGTTGAGTTTGCTTTGCAAAGAGATCGACAAAACATGGGACGCCGCTATGTGGAAGTATTTAGGTGCAAGAGGCAGGATTATTACCATGCCGTGGCTGCAGAGGTGAATTATGAAGGAatttatgataatgatttCCATGGAAGTCCCCCACCATCTCGAGCAAAGAGGTACAATGATAAGGACCAAATGGAATACACTGAGATACTGAAGATGCGTGGTCTTCCCTTCTCAGTGAAGAAACCTGAAATTGTTGAATTCTTTGGAGACTTCAAGATTGTGGAGGATAGGATACACATTGCATGCCGCCCTGATGGAAAAGCTACTGGAGAGGCATATGTGGAGTTTGCTTCTGTGGAGGAGGCAAAAAGAGCAATGTGCAAGGACAAGATGACGATAGGGTCCCGGTATGTGGAACTGTTTCCTTCAACACCAGATGAAGCTCGACGGGCTGAATCAAGATCAAGGCAGTGA